A genomic region of Rhipicephalus sanguineus isolate Rsan-2018 chromosome 3, BIME_Rsan_1.4, whole genome shotgun sequence contains the following coding sequences:
- the LOC125757942 gene encoding uncharacterized protein LOC125757942, which produces MGEDVRKLVSAIWSLFWLVVLLYLAFWVAFMCAFWYIVLLAFVPCVPALKQITDGLHKGVRMPYICSENMMHGRNLTDGLHVMLS; this is translated from the coding sequence ATGGGCGAAGATGTGCGCAAGCTGGTGTCCGCCATCTGGAGCCTCTTCTGGCTGGTCGTGCTGCTGTACCTGGCTTTCTGGGTGGCCTTCATGTGCGCCTTCTGGTACATCGTCCTCCTTGCGTTCGTACCATGCGTCCCAGCGCTCAAGCAGATCACCGACGGCCTGCACAAGGGCGTACGCATGCCCTACATCTGCTCCGAGAACATGATGCACGGACGAAACTTGACTGATGGCTTGCACGTCATGCTCAGCTAG